In one Nitrososphaera sp. genomic region, the following are encoded:
- a CDS encoding V-type ATP synthase subunit B, whose protein sequence is MTSTSAGVEYTKVAEIKGPLMIIDGITKASFDELVEIQTADGERRLGRVLEVGFGKAVVQVFEGTTGLTITGTKAKFLGRTMEMPVSQELLGRVFDGLGRPNDGLPEPIADKFLDVNGEPMNPERREYPTSFIQTGVSVIDGMLTLVRGQKLPIFSGSGMPHNILAAQIARQAAVVGTKEDFAVVFAAIGVQYSEAQYFKRSLEESGALRRSVLFLNLADDPAIERIITPRVALTVAEYLAFELGMHVLAILTDMTNYAEALREISAAREEVPGRKGYPGYLYTDLANNYERAGRVKGKNGSVTQVPILSMPADDITHPIPDLTGYITEGQIVLGRDLFRKGIYPPVNVLMSLSRLMKDGVGEGKTRSDHMEVGNQLYDAYSRAQEVRALAEIVGRAGLTGVDLKYLDAGDMFETHFLKQAPDENRPLDETLGRAWEVLSSLPEGELTKIKEKHVKQYYKSDKKG, encoded by the coding sequence ATGACCTCCACAAGCGCAGGCGTAGAGTACACCAAGGTAGCAGAGATCAAGGGCCCACTCATGATTATTGACGGGATAACCAAGGCCTCGTTTGACGAGCTCGTAGAGATCCAGACTGCAGACGGAGAACGCAGGCTCGGGAGGGTCCTGGAGGTCGGATTCGGAAAGGCAGTGGTTCAGGTGTTCGAGGGCACAACTGGGCTCACCATAACCGGCACCAAGGCCAAGTTCCTTGGCAGGACGATGGAGATGCCAGTTTCGCAGGAACTCTTGGGGAGAGTGTTTGATGGCCTAGGCAGACCAAACGACGGACTGCCTGAGCCCATTGCAGACAAGTTCCTGGATGTCAACGGCGAGCCGATGAACCCCGAGAGGCGCGAGTACCCGACGTCGTTTATCCAGACCGGCGTTTCCGTAATTGACGGCATGCTTACGCTTGTCAGGGGACAAAAGCTTCCGATATTCTCAGGCTCTGGCATGCCGCACAACATTCTTGCCGCGCAAATCGCGCGCCAGGCCGCGGTGGTCGGAACAAAGGAGGACTTTGCGGTGGTGTTTGCCGCGATTGGTGTCCAGTACTCAGAAGCGCAATACTTTAAGCGCAGCCTCGAGGAATCCGGCGCGCTCAGGCGCTCGGTGCTGTTCCTGAACCTTGCCGACGACCCAGCGATTGAGAGAATTATCACCCCACGGGTTGCGCTTACTGTTGCTGAATACCTCGCCTTTGAACTTGGAATGCACGTTCTTGCTATTTTGACTGATATGACAAACTATGCAGAGGCACTCCGAGAGATTAGCGCAGCCCGTGAAGAGGTGCCGGGCAGGAAGGGATACCCTGGATACCTGTACACGGACCTTGCAAACAATTACGAGCGCGCAGGCAGGGTGAAGGGCAAGAACGGAAGTGTAACTCAGGTTCCAATTCTTTCGATGCCTGCAGACGATATTACGCACCCAATACCTGACCTGACCGGTTACATCACGGAAGGCCAGATAGTCCTTGGAAGAGACCTCTTTAGAAAGGGCATCTACCCGCCGGTAAACGTGCTCATGTCACTGTCACGTCTCATGAAGGACGGCGTAGGCGAAGGCAAGACAAGGTCGGATCACATGGAGGTCGGCAACCAGCTATATGACGCCTATTCAAGAGCGCAGGAGGTGAGGGCTCTGGCCGAAATCGTCGGCAGGGCCGGGCTTACCGGCGTAGACCTGAAATACCTTGACGCGGGCGACATGTTTGAAACTCACTTCCTGAAGCAGGCACCCGACGAAAACAGGCCGCTAGACGAGACCCTTGGAAGGGCGTGGGAGGTTCTCTCCAGCCTTCCGGAGGGAGAGCTTACCAAGATAAAGGAAAAGCACGTCAAGCAGTACTACAAGTCAGACAAGAAGGGTTAG
- a CDS encoding V-type ATPase subunit has translation MPVKIFGTVLSHGVKGRALTQEAFRTLAESRDTDELVTRMKNTVYLDALTKMTKPYSAEKIEGALREYLVNSHYKMVSVTGGSGVLRAYFVRYITWNLKLVLKGKALGRVSEEVVPGINLRAEELLGRRDIIVKAMVAKTLDEAAAALAGSEFGEDASKAVAPYKDKGDLRVFDVFIDHVFYRGLGRALALESQSPGVKNIVAIDLDSYNILAVLRGKYWNLAANEIEGLIVSTTSTMPRESLQKMVNAENIHEAMSELSATIYKEIVPQGGSGADDISSIVTLESGFETLQLRRIGSAFRATFSVGTMVAALKLMTLEVRNLSAIASGVEQKVPVEKILANIIRMPSS, from the coding sequence ATGCCTGTCAAGATTTTTGGAACTGTACTATCTCACGGCGTCAAGGGAAGGGCGCTCACGCAAGAAGCTTTCAGAACACTGGCAGAATCGCGAGACACTGACGAACTTGTCACGAGGATGAAAAACACGGTATACCTTGACGCGCTTACTAAGATGACAAAGCCATATAGCGCCGAAAAGATCGAAGGCGCTCTCCGGGAGTACCTGGTCAACAGCCACTACAAGATGGTCAGTGTGACTGGCGGATCCGGCGTTTTGCGCGCTTACTTTGTGCGGTACATCACTTGGAACCTAAAGCTGGTGCTGAAGGGAAAGGCACTCGGCAGGGTGTCGGAGGAAGTCGTCCCGGGCATCAACCTGAGGGCAGAGGAGCTTCTGGGAAGGCGAGACATCATTGTAAAGGCCATGGTGGCCAAGACCCTTGACGAGGCCGCGGCTGCTCTTGCAGGGAGTGAATTTGGAGAGGACGCCTCAAAAGCCGTTGCACCGTACAAGGACAAGGGCGACCTGAGGGTTTTTGATGTCTTTATCGATCATGTGTTTTACCGCGGACTGGGCCGCGCGCTCGCACTAGAGTCCCAGTCGCCGGGTGTAAAGAACATCGTCGCAATAGATCTTGATTCGTACAACATACTGGCCGTGCTTAGAGGCAAGTACTGGAACCTTGCCGCAAACGAAATAGAGGGACTCATCGTTTCGACTACATCCACGATGCCACGCGAGTCGCTTCAGAAAATGGTTAACGCGGAAAATATTCACGAGGCAATGTCGGAACTCTCGGCAACCATTTACAAGGAGATTGTTCCGCAGGGCGGCTCGGGTGCCGACGACATTTCTTCTATCGTGACTCTCGAGTCGGGATTTGAGACGCTCCAGCTGAGGCGCATAGGCAGCGCTTTCAGGGCGACCTTTAGCGTTGGGACGATGGTCGCAGCACTGAAGCTGATGACGCTTGAGGTGAGGAACCTTTCCGCGATTGCTTCGGGCGTCGAGCAGAAGGTGCCCGTTGAGAAGATTCTGGCAAACATCATCAGGATGCCATCTTCATAA
- a CDS encoding CBS domain-containing protein — protein MVKKPAREHADANMTTRVLVRDIMNSPVVTAEPKDSIKDISAKMKEEKIGSIVIMGADGKPAGVVTDWDIVTLGVAKGDNPSKILAKDVMQELHTIEGEESITEAARLLRKHNIKRLGVVYKNRLVGIISSSDVIAVTPELVDVVSEKAAIIRGELGMARASTKVSGYCDECSEWSDLLQYDEGRFICEVCRGESASEDSS, from the coding sequence GTGGTAAAGAAGCCCGCCAGAGAACACGCCGACGCGAACATGACCACGCGAGTTCTTGTCAGGGACATCATGAACAGCCCTGTAGTTACCGCAGAGCCAAAGGACAGCATCAAGGACATCTCGGCCAAAATGAAAGAAGAGAAGATTGGTAGCATTGTGATCATGGGAGCCGACGGCAAGCCGGCGGGCGTAGTTACGGACTGGGACATCGTTACGCTCGGTGTGGCAAAGGGTGACAACCCAAGCAAGATACTGGCGAAGGATGTAATGCAGGAACTGCACACCATAGAGGGCGAGGAAAGCATTACCGAGGCTGCGAGGCTTTTGCGGAAACACAACATCAAGCGCCTCGGCGTAGTTTACAAGAACCGGCTCGTCGGAATAATTTCTTCATCCGATGTCATTGCGGTTACGCCCGAGCTTGTCGACGTGGTGTCTGAAAAGGCCGCAATTATCAGGGGCGAGCTTGGCATGGCCCGGGCCTCGACCAAAGTCTCTGGCTATTGCGACGAGTGCAGCGAGTGGTCTGATTTATTGCAGTACGACGAAGGGCGCTTTATCTGTGAGGTATGCAGGGGCGAATCTGCCTCTGAAGACAGCTCATAA
- a CDS encoding V-type ATP synthase subunit D, with the protein MSFGRRATATKIELIKIRRSMQVARMVHKILDDKREVLLKKIDEMIEEANKAREDIWNPLGEIYTAVYNSYMSLGTSTLEATANSTPSVMEVDVNVRRIVDVKIPTLQVKTKEGSQLSYGFTETNATVDKAARLIKTMLPAVCKAAEYENAIFSLAKELERTQKLINALEYVIIPQYQESMIFIKATLEEREREEFVRLKKVKVVLDKRKTAEQMQHTEQQKKQAAPLIQEKVSTK; encoded by the coding sequence ATGTCCTTTGGAAGAAGAGCAACTGCAACCAAAATCGAGCTTATCAAGATAAGGCGCTCGATGCAAGTGGCAAGGATGGTGCACAAGATCCTCGACGACAAGCGAGAAGTGCTCCTCAAAAAAATAGACGAGATGATAGAAGAGGCCAACAAGGCAAGAGAGGACATTTGGAACCCACTGGGCGAGATATATACCGCAGTCTACAACTCGTACATGAGCCTTGGAACAAGCACGCTTGAGGCCACTGCAAACTCTACGCCAAGCGTTATGGAAGTAGACGTCAACGTGCGCAGGATAGTTGATGTCAAGATCCCCACCCTGCAGGTAAAGACCAAGGAAGGCAGCCAGCTGTCCTACGGGTTTACCGAGACAAATGCCACCGTAGACAAGGCGGCGAGGCTTATCAAGACCATGCTCCCTGCCGTTTGCAAGGCCGCCGAGTACGAGAATGCAATTTTCAGCCTGGCAAAGGAACTTGAACGCACGCAGAAACTTATCAACGCGCTGGAATACGTGATAATTCCACAGTATCAGGAGTCCATGATTTTTATCAAGGCCACGCTTGAGGAACGCGAGCGCGAAGAATTCGTGCGACTCAAGAAGGTTAAAGTGGTACTTGACAAGAGAAAGACCGCAGAGCAGATGCAGCATACCGAGCAGCAGAAAAAACAGGCAGCACCCCTGATTCAGGAGAAGGTGTCCACCAAGTGA
- a CDS encoding ATP synthase subunit C, translated as MKKNSKRLIFSAAAAIVIALVGYSGLASGESAFAQGANAGANASAAGSKYLGAGLAFGLAAGGAGVGLGFVGAAGLAAISDNPKMQSKVFIFVGMVESIAIYGIVMMFIILGQ; from the coding sequence ATGAAAAAGAACTCTAAGCGGTTAATTTTTTCAGCGGCGGCAGCTATAGTTATTGCCCTAGTTGGTTATTCAGGTTTGGCTTCTGGCGAGTCGGCTTTTGCGCAGGGTGCTAACGCGGGCGCCAACGCGTCTGCGGCCGGCTCGAAATATCTTGGCGCGGGTCTTGCCTTCGGCCTTGCGGCAGGCGGAGCAGGCGTCGGCCTTGGCTTCGTAGGAGCAGCAGGCCTTGCGGCTATCAGCGACAACCCAAAGATGCAGTCAAAGGTATTCATTTTCGTAGGTATGGTAGAGTCCATAGCTATCTACGGTATCGTCATGATGTTTATCATCCTAGGCCAGTAG
- a CDS encoding V-type ATPase 116kDa subunit family protein produces MVLARLKKAAIILPRVEAQEAVSKIAELEWFHPLQTTSDHPNPYFDDLLLKAQRLYQDIDEVIRALSIPLETGVMATMFKGAPTGKTSYEISDIQDFIAKLEDNAASLLAKPKELLSERSSVTKQLEENKNVEAALGMAASLNIDLGSLRKLKHFYAEIFVIDSKDEAEIRRSLEGIQLVVTRLNDTKSALVAVGSRDDSERIIKVLRSFDTQPLQIPSSMSQNPKTAYNQAHAKVKELEARSLVLSKSISKLNVELLPKLLSLHEAARAAKDVLEVTRKPGGTENFAVIQGYIPDTMEKRFKDLTKDYVSVIEDVKFDRFADPSKTLPTLLTNKKYTRTFEVVTQTQGTPRYDEVDPTPIIAFVWPLFYGLMFADLGHGLLLFGLGMLLRVRGNGSIRTWGTLIAASGAAASIAGLATGDFFGFHISELQVIGPLVGPLGSIVGILNVSDLTFPEVIKILKVSVAIGIVHLLMAYFLRLARSLKENDKLRAYTHDIPSIIQFGAVLALILAAIGSGYDIIGMFGIGGKHHTETIPWLTYAFGKWVTVEVVAKAAPPIIIATVAVMIYGGKKEEDIAEAHGHGEGGGLMGLIIEVILVRIIEVLSNIISYTRLGIMLLVHVALLVTVNKSYENTHNLAILIGGNIGIMMIEGLIVYIQTIRLHLYEWFPKWYSGEGVEFKKILPKMLYTNIIWKDPHLTAEERRTEKRPMAAESAAKKAK; encoded by the coding sequence ATGGTACTTGCCAGACTGAAAAAGGCAGCAATAATTCTGCCCCGGGTCGAGGCTCAGGAGGCCGTGAGCAAGATAGCAGAGCTGGAATGGTTTCATCCGCTCCAGACAACTTCTGACCACCCAAATCCCTATTTCGACGACCTCCTGCTCAAAGCCCAGAGGCTTTATCAGGATATTGATGAGGTAATACGTGCCCTCTCCATTCCGCTTGAAACCGGCGTCATGGCAACAATGTTCAAGGGCGCGCCGACGGGCAAGACCAGCTACGAGATTTCAGATATCCAGGACTTTATAGCCAAACTTGAGGACAACGCGGCCAGCCTTTTGGCCAAGCCAAAGGAATTGCTCTCCGAGCGGAGCAGCGTCACAAAGCAGCTCGAGGAGAACAAGAACGTGGAGGCGGCGCTTGGCATGGCTGCAAGTCTCAACATCGACTTGGGCTCGCTCCGAAAACTAAAGCACTTTTACGCCGAAATCTTTGTAATCGACTCAAAAGATGAGGCCGAAATCCGGCGCAGCCTTGAGGGAATACAGCTGGTCGTCACCCGGCTTAACGACACCAAGTCCGCCCTTGTCGCAGTGGGCTCTAGGGATGATTCCGAGCGGATTATCAAGGTGTTACGCAGCTTCGACACCCAGCCCCTGCAGATACCGTCGAGCATGTCGCAGAACCCGAAAACCGCATACAATCAGGCGCACGCAAAGGTAAAGGAACTCGAGGCGCGCTCTCTGGTACTTTCAAAATCAATTTCAAAATTAAACGTCGAGCTTTTGCCAAAGCTCCTCTCGCTGCACGAGGCCGCGAGGGCTGCAAAGGACGTGCTTGAAGTCACGCGAAAGCCCGGAGGAACGGAGAACTTTGCGGTAATTCAGGGCTACATTCCGGACACGATGGAAAAACGGTTCAAGGACCTTACAAAGGACTATGTGTCGGTCATCGAGGACGTCAAGTTCGACAGGTTCGCCGACCCGTCGAAGACATTGCCCACCCTTCTTACCAACAAAAAGTACACGCGGACGTTTGAGGTGGTAACGCAGACCCAGGGCACTCCCCGATACGATGAGGTGGACCCGACGCCTATCATTGCGTTTGTGTGGCCGCTGTTTTACGGCCTCATGTTTGCAGACCTCGGGCACGGACTTCTGCTGTTCGGGCTCGGGATGCTCCTTAGGGTCAGGGGCAACGGCTCAATCCGAACCTGGGGAACCCTTATCGCCGCGTCAGGCGCGGCTGCCAGTATCGCCGGGCTTGCAACTGGTGATTTTTTTGGATTCCACATTTCGGAGCTTCAGGTTATAGGCCCGCTGGTAGGCCCGCTGGGAAGTATCGTGGGAATCCTCAACGTATCTGACCTGACGTTTCCAGAAGTAATCAAGATTCTAAAGGTATCAGTGGCAATTGGAATAGTCCACCTGCTTATGGCATACTTTCTCCGGCTTGCGAGGAGCCTCAAGGAAAATGACAAGCTCAGGGCATATACCCACGACATACCTTCGATAATCCAGTTCGGCGCAGTGCTTGCACTGATACTGGCAGCCATCGGCTCCGGCTATGACATTATCGGGATGTTTGGAATCGGAGGCAAGCACCATACCGAAACCATTCCGTGGCTTACCTACGCATTTGGCAAGTGGGTCACCGTCGAGGTCGTCGCCAAGGCCGCACCGCCAATTATCATTGCCACTGTAGCCGTGATGATTTACGGCGGCAAGAAGGAAGAAGACATTGCCGAGGCTCACGGGCATGGCGAGGGAGGCGGGCTCATGGGCCTCATAATCGAAGTGATTCTTGTAAGGATCATAGAGGTTCTCTCCAACATTATCAGCTATACCCGACTTGGCATCATGCTTCTTGTGCACGTCGCGCTTCTTGTCACCGTCAACAAGTCGTACGAGAACACCCACAACCTTGCCATTCTAATCGGTGGAAACATCGGCATCATGATGATTGAGGGGCTCATTGTCTACATCCAGACTATCAGGCTCCACCTCTACGAATGGTTCCCGAAATGGTATTCTGGCGAGGGAGTGGAGTTTAAGAAGATTTTACCCAAGATGCTCTATACCAACATCATCTGGAAGGACCCGCATCTGACAGCCGAGGAGCGGAGGACCGAGAAACGACCGATGGCCGCAGAGAGTGCCGCAAAAAAGGCCAAGTAG
- a CDS encoding V-type ATP synthase subunit E family protein encodes MSTSSALERAITKVLSQKESELVSTIDSAYRDSISNLEASRGKLESERARIIEASKKQAENLKRQIVGSSRLATRNKELLVIENGVNEAFEKARSQLAGSNKSDGYRALVSKGIEDSAAAVGYNEIIVECNKNDSDLIKKIVADLQKKNPKLKARVSDQYIDVLGGTRTKSADGSMSFDNTLDSRIELLKPLIRKNIAQMLRGE; translated from the coding sequence ATGAGTACAAGCTCTGCTCTTGAGCGAGCAATTACCAAAGTTTTGTCTCAAAAGGAATCCGAACTTGTATCAACTATCGATTCTGCTTACCGTGATTCAATTTCGAATCTCGAAGCTTCCCGCGGCAAGCTCGAATCTGAACGTGCGCGCATTATCGAGGCCTCAAAAAAACAGGCAGAGAACCTGAAGCGGCAGATCGTCGGTTCAAGCAGGCTTGCGACCAGAAACAAAGAGCTGCTGGTGATTGAAAACGGCGTTAACGAGGCTTTTGAAAAGGCCCGCTCCCAGCTGGCTGGTTCTAACAAGAGCGACGGGTACCGTGCGCTTGTTTCAAAGGGGATAGAGGACTCGGCAGCTGCTGTAGGCTATAATGAAATTATTGTCGAATGCAACAAGAACGACTCTGATTTGATAAAGAAAATAGTTGCGGACCTGCAAAAGAAGAACCCAAAGCTCAAGGCGCGAGTGTCGGATCAGTATATTGACGTACTTGGCGGCACGAGGACAAAGTCCGCAGACGGCTCGATGAGTTTTGATAACACGCTTGATTCACGAATAGAGCTGCTCAAACCTTTAATAAGGAAAAATATAGCCCAGATGCTCAGAGGAGAGTAG
- a CDS encoding V-type ATP synthase subunit E, producing MSLDSFVQEIQERTRQEIKNLDASLAEKKASNEARRDSTVSRLQAQYATDAKVRSEKESARIVEESRLEAKKVLFDAINSNLETSLGSIRQSLAAYTQKPDYKSVLSRMVEYAKTKLGGEVVVHCREADKAVFAKDQRGVSLGSAIKTIGGVIVEDKKGAREIDMTFEELLRTHEDEIKSLLLERMIT from the coding sequence ATGAGTCTCGACTCATTCGTCCAAGAAATACAGGAAAGAACGCGCCAAGAGATAAAAAACCTTGACGCCTCGCTAGCCGAAAAGAAGGCCAGTAATGAAGCCCGGCGCGACTCAACCGTCTCCCGGCTTCAGGCACAGTATGCAACTGACGCCAAGGTCAGGTCGGAAAAAGAGTCCGCAAGGATAGTGGAGGAGTCGCGGCTTGAAGCAAAAAAGGTGCTTTTTGATGCAATAAACTCAAACCTTGAAACATCGCTTGGTTCGATCCGGCAAAGCCTGGCTGCCTATACCCAAAAACCCGACTACAAGAGTGTCCTCTCTAGGATGGTAGAGTACGCCAAGACAAAACTCGGGGGCGAAGTCGTCGTCCACTGCAGAGAAGCAGACAAGGCCGTATTTGCAAAAGATCAGCGCGGAGTTTCACTAGGCTCCGCGATAAAGACCATCGGCGGCGTTATCGTAGAGGACAAGAAAGGCGCAAGAGAAATCGACATGACGTTTGAGGAGCTCTTGCGAACACACGAGGACGAGATAAAGAGCCTACTCTTGGAGAGGATGATAACGTAA
- a CDS encoding V-type ATP synthase subunit A, producing the protein MVAKGRIVWVSGPAVKADGMSSAKMYETVEVGDSKLIGEVIRLTGDVAFIQVYESTSGLKPGEQVVGTGQPLSVLLGPGIIGKIYDGIQRPLDEIAEKSGAFIGRGVVTTPVDMKKKYRFKPALKNGDEVAAGAVLGTVEESPLVIHSILVPPTHKGGKLIDIASEGDYDINHIVATTEKAGLKTPLAMYHKWPVRRPRPYAERYDPTVPLITGQRVIDTYFPIAKGGTGAIPGGFGTGKTVTLHQIAKWADSKVVVYIGCGERGNEMTEVLVEFPHLIDPRSNRPLMERTVLVANTSNMPVAAREASIYTGVTMAEYYRDMGYDVVLVADSTSRWAEALREMSGRLEEMPAEEGYPSYLASRLAEFYERAGRVRALGSPNRAGSVTLVGAVSPSGADFTEPVTTHTIRFIKTFWALDTRLAYSRHYPSINWMQSYSGYLEDVAKWWKENVSGEWYDLRAESYHTLQREDTLKEIVRLLGPEALPDEEKLVLEVARMIKIGILQQNSFDKVDTYCSPEKQIKLVKLMVKFHRDALKALRAGTPLADIRAMPIITSLLKAKFEIPEDQLAKLGDLDKSLDEQFRKLGTGQVQEVKVSA; encoded by the coding sequence ATGGTTGCAAAAGGTCGCATTGTCTGGGTCAGCGGTCCGGCGGTTAAAGCGGACGGCATGTCCAGTGCCAAAATGTACGAGACCGTTGAGGTCGGCGACTCGAAACTGATTGGCGAGGTCATTCGTCTTACAGGGGACGTTGCATTCATTCAGGTTTACGAGTCAACATCAGGTCTCAAGCCGGGCGAGCAGGTGGTCGGGACAGGTCAGCCGCTGTCTGTGCTCCTAGGGCCCGGAATCATCGGCAAAATCTATGACGGCATCCAGCGTCCACTTGACGAAATTGCCGAAAAGTCTGGCGCGTTCATTGGGCGTGGCGTAGTTACAACGCCGGTTGATATGAAAAAGAAATACCGGTTCAAGCCTGCCCTCAAAAACGGCGATGAGGTAGCAGCGGGCGCCGTGCTGGGCACGGTCGAAGAATCGCCGCTTGTAATTCACAGCATACTCGTGCCGCCTACTCACAAGGGAGGCAAGTTGATCGACATCGCATCGGAAGGCGATTATGACATCAACCACATTGTCGCTACCACAGAAAAGGCAGGCTTAAAGACGCCCCTTGCAATGTACCACAAGTGGCCCGTGCGAAGGCCAAGGCCTTATGCAGAACGCTACGACCCGACGGTTCCGCTTATCACCGGCCAGCGCGTAATAGACACCTATTTCCCGATTGCCAAAGGGGGAACGGGTGCAATCCCCGGCGGATTTGGGACAGGCAAGACCGTGACGCTCCATCAGATCGCGAAGTGGGCTGATTCCAAGGTGGTGGTCTACATAGGTTGCGGCGAGCGCGGCAACGAAATGACCGAAGTGCTAGTCGAGTTCCCACACCTCATAGATCCGCGCTCGAACAGGCCGCTCATGGAACGGACTGTTCTTGTTGCAAACACCAGCAATATGCCAGTGGCTGCCAGGGAAGCATCAATCTACACCGGTGTTACCATGGCTGAGTACTACCGCGACATGGGCTACGACGTGGTTCTTGTGGCAGATTCGACGAGCCGCTGGGCCGAGGCTCTGCGCGAAATGTCGGGCAGGCTCGAAGAGATGCCCGCAGAGGAGGGATACCCGTCATATCTTGCCTCGCGTCTGGCAGAATTCTATGAACGGGCAGGCAGGGTAAGGGCTCTAGGTTCACCAAACAGGGCCGGCTCCGTGACACTAGTGGGCGCAGTCTCGCCATCAGGCGCTGACTTTACGGAACCCGTGACTACACACACCATCCGATTTATCAAGACCTTCTGGGCGCTTGACACCAGGCTAGCATACTCGCGTCACTACCCGTCTATCAACTGGATGCAGTCCTACTCGGGCTACCTTGAGGATGTCGCCAAGTGGTGGAAAGAGAACGTAAGCGGCGAATGGTACGATTTGAGGGCAGAGTCCTACCACACACTTCAGAGAGAAGACACCCTGAAGGAGATCGTAAGGCTGCTTGGACCAGAGGCGCTGCCAGACGAGGAAAAGCTGGTTCTTGAAGTCGCCAGGATGATAAAGATCGGCATACTCCAGCAGAACTCATTTGACAAAGTCGACACGTACTGCAGTCCAGAGAAGCAGATAAAACTCGTCAAGCTTATGGTCAAGTTCCACAGGGACGCGCTCAAGGCGCTGCGGGCTGGAACGCCCCTTGCAGACATCCGGGCGATGCCAATCATAACGTCACTTCTAAAGGCCAAGTTCGAGATCCCAGAAGACCAGCTTGCAAAGCTGGGTGATCTTGATAAGTCACTTGATGAACAGTTCCGCAAGCTGGGCACCGGACAAGTCCAGGAGGTGAAGGTCTCTGCCTGA
- a CDS encoding F0F1 ATP synthase subunit C — MSATALVFALGVAVFSLTFSHAFAQTPTSSSSSALTKPLLAIAAAIAIAGGLIGTGNAQQGIGAAGMGIIAEKPEKFGQVLFFFVIPETLWIIGFVLGIILLLGIL; from the coding sequence TTGTCAGCTACAGCACTTGTTTTCGCCCTGGGCGTCGCCGTATTTTCTCTGACATTCTCGCATGCATTTGCACAGACGCCAACTAGCTCATCTAGCTCGGCCCTGACCAAGCCTTTGCTTGCCATAGCCGCTGCGATTGCAATAGCTGGCGGTCTAATCGGAACCGGCAACGCTCAGCAGGGTATTGGAGCTGCCGGTATGGGCATAATCGCTGAAAAACCGGAAAAGTTCGGCCAGGTTTTGTTCTTCTTTGTAATTCCTGAAACCCTCTGGATCATTGGCTTTGTGCTGGGAATAATCCTGCTACTTGGCATCCTGTAG
- a CDS encoding Mut7-C RNAse domain-containing protein: MRYAGANLPLKTAHKQSQQAPPRFLADAMLGSVARKLRAFGFDTAYLAHTHDDEVMRVGEAEARTILTADRELFKRIVASNRPGVLVDCKNEFEDLLHILAKAGVKSIALDGDPGNSAGSRCSTCNGLLENRNPSQVEGLVPVPLLARHDKFYQCSSCGKVYWHGGHFKRLSVLAGRLDARLAALGAGNGAKNIPSGPKQNNGRKRVQTTKG, encoded by the coding sequence GTGAGGTATGCAGGGGCGAATCTGCCTCTGAAGACAGCTCATAAGCAGTCTCAACAGGCTCCGCCTAGGTTTCTTGCGGACGCTATGCTAGGAAGCGTTGCGAGAAAACTTCGCGCCTTTGGCTTTGACACCGCCTATCTTGCGCATACACATGACGACGAGGTAATGCGGGTCGGTGAGGCCGAAGCCCGGACAATCCTTACTGCGGACAGGGAGCTGTTCAAGCGAATCGTTGCAAGCAACAGGCCCGGCGTGCTTGTGGACTGCAAAAACGAATTTGAAGATCTGCTTCATATTCTTGCCAAGGCCGGAGTAAAATCAATCGCGCTCGACGGTGATCCAGGCAATTCAGCCGGCTCGCGCTGCTCGACGTGCAACGGGCTTCTTGAGAACAGAAACCCTTCCCAGGTAGAAGGTCTGGTCCCTGTTCCCCTGCTTGCAAGGCACGACAAATTCTATCAGTGTTCCTCATGCGGCAAGGTATACTGGCACGGAGGGCACTTCAAGCGCCTGTCGGTTCTTGCAGGCAGGCTTGATGCCCGTCTTGCGGCACTGGGTGCGGGCAACGGGGCAAAAAACATCCCTTCGGGTCCAAAGCAGAACAATGGTAGAAAGCGTGTACAGACAACCAAAGGTTAA